From Agrobacterium tumefaciens, a single genomic window includes:
- a CDS encoding glycosyltransferase family 2 protein translates to MDNQISQPDVSFVIAAYNAADTITAAIQSALEQKHVDLEILVVDDCSSDETRSIVAEIGGRDPRVKLIALERNAGPGGARNAGIEAATGRWIAVLDADDVIRPERTACMVSRAETANAAIAVDNLDVVYLDDRPMETMFPEDMLENMPVLTLEQFIGSNVLFRTTFNFGYMKPMFRRDFLNDNALRFREEIRIGEDYILLASALAAGGLCVIEPKPGYIYNIREGSISRVLEISHVEAMMKADRDFLSHYTLLPAAMDAQKARSRSLSLAFNFLTLVEDIKRRSILGVLKTTIKDPAVIGHLRMPVAVRLRRLREALFSPAANTGVKRQIS, encoded by the coding sequence ATGGACAACCAGATTTCGCAGCCGGACGTCAGCTTCGTCATTGCCGCTTACAATGCCGCCGACACCATTACCGCGGCCATTCAGAGCGCGCTTGAGCAAAAGCATGTCGACCTGGAGATCCTCGTTGTGGACGATTGTTCCAGCGACGAAACGCGATCCATCGTCGCTGAAATCGGTGGCCGCGATCCGCGCGTAAAGCTCATTGCACTTGAACGAAACGCCGGTCCGGGCGGCGCCCGTAACGCAGGCATTGAGGCTGCGACAGGGCGCTGGATTGCAGTGCTCGATGCCGATGATGTCATCCGCCCGGAGCGCACCGCCTGCATGGTATCTCGGGCGGAAACTGCCAATGCCGCTATCGCCGTTGACAATCTCGACGTCGTCTATCTGGACGACCGCCCGATGGAGACGATGTTTCCGGAAGACATGCTCGAAAACATGCCGGTTCTGACGCTTGAGCAGTTTATCGGATCAAACGTTCTTTTCCGGACGACCTTCAATTTCGGTTACATGAAACCGATGTTCCGCCGGGATTTTCTCAACGACAACGCACTGCGTTTCCGTGAGGAAATTCGCATTGGCGAAGACTACATCCTGCTTGCTTCGGCACTGGCCGCTGGCGGCCTCTGCGTTATCGAGCCGAAGCCTGGTTATATCTACAACATCCGCGAGGGCTCGATTTCGCGCGTGCTGGAAATCAGTCACGTCGAAGCGATGATGAAGGCCGACCGAGATTTTCTCAGCCACTACACATTGCTGCCCGCCGCCATGGATGCGCAAAAGGCCAGAAGTCGTAGCCTGAGCCTTGCCTTCAACTTTCTGACATTGGTCGAGGACATCAAGCGCCGGTCCATTCTTGGCGTCCTGAAAACGACCATCAAAGATCCTGCGGTCATCGGTCATTTGAGAATGCCGGTCGCCGTACGGTTACGACGCCTGCGGGAGGCACTTTTTTCGCCCGCAGCAAACACAGGGGTGAAAAGACAGATTTCGTAG
- a CDS encoding glycosyltransferase family 2 protein codes for MNDTTVIQPNSVTTVDIGICTYRRPALVATLLSLFELDVPQGVKIRLIVADNDAEPSAQDSVERLRKTAPFEITYVHCPKSNISIARNACLSECKADYLAFIDDDETAPPHWLSALLQKARETDAEAVLGPVTAVYRDNAPGWMKRGDFHSTVPVWVNGDIITGYTCNTLLKMDAPPVKGRRFALALGQSGGEDTHFFSYMHAAGGQIAFAENAMLSEPVPESRASFMWLAKRRFRSGQTHGRVLAEKKPGIRRVMQMLTAGSKVLYCATFAALSSFDAVRRNRYALRGALHLGSASGAFGVREIRQYGTVEAI; via the coding sequence ATGAACGACACAACCGTCATCCAACCGAATTCTGTGACCACCGTTGACATTGGCATCTGCACGTATAGACGCCCCGCACTGGTCGCCACACTTCTGTCATTGTTCGAACTCGACGTTCCTCAGGGTGTGAAAATTCGCCTGATCGTCGCTGACAATGACGCGGAACCGAGTGCGCAAGACAGTGTCGAACGGCTGCGCAAGACAGCGCCTTTCGAAATCACCTACGTACATTGCCCCAAGTCGAACATTTCGATTGCCCGCAATGCCTGCCTTTCCGAATGCAAGGCCGACTACCTCGCATTTATCGATGACGATGAAACAGCACCGCCTCATTGGCTTTCAGCTCTTCTGCAAAAAGCGCGTGAAACGGACGCCGAAGCGGTTCTCGGGCCGGTTACCGCCGTCTATCGCGACAATGCTCCTGGCTGGATGAAACGCGGTGACTTTCACTCCACTGTGCCCGTCTGGGTCAATGGCGACATCATCACTGGCTACACCTGCAACACACTTCTGAAAATGGATGCACCGCCGGTAAAGGGCCGACGATTTGCCCTCGCGCTTGGCCAGAGCGGTGGCGAGGACACGCATTTCTTCTCCTACATGCATGCAGCAGGCGGGCAGATCGCCTTCGCTGAAAATGCCATGCTGTCAGAACCAGTTCCGGAAAGCCGGGCCAGCTTCATGTGGCTCGCCAAACGCCGCTTCCGCTCGGGGCAGACCCATGGCCGCGTGCTGGCGGAAAAGAAACCGGGCATCCGGCGTGTCATGCAGATGCTGACGGCTGGCTCCAAGGTGCTTTATTGTGCGACATTTGCTGCACTCAGCAGCTTCGATGCGGTTCGTCGCAATCGGTATGCGCTGCGCGGCGCATTACATCTGGGCTCAGCCAGCGGCGCGTTCGGCGTACGCGAAATCCGCCAATACGGAACAGTGGAGGCGATCTGA
- a CDS encoding glycosyltransferase family 2 protein, with product MESRVNSKIRTLIVIPCLNEAKTIEALLHKFTGMMNGKNFRVVVADGGSTDGTRDIVDAFVKNDERVTLLPNPKRIQSAGINLAVSTFGQDYDYLIRIDAHGDYPDDYCLRLIEDAERTGADSVVVAMDTVGHGLFQKATAMAQNSKLGNGGSKHREGAKGHWIDHGHHALMRIAAFDAVGGYDETFSHNEDAELDFRLRKSGFRIWMTDKTRMTYYPRSSVLPLFKQYLAYGRGRAKNLLKHRSIPKIRQMIPLAVLPVFVFALLSLYHWVALIPLGLWIAACLGYGLWMAIGQKNPYGPLAAFSAMVMHFAWSTGFWLELLKFRGKKAA from the coding sequence ATGGAAAGTCGCGTAAATTCCAAGATCCGGACTTTGATCGTTATTCCTTGCCTCAACGAGGCAAAGACGATCGAGGCGCTGCTGCATAAGTTTACTGGCATGATGAACGGAAAAAATTTCCGGGTCGTGGTGGCCGATGGTGGCAGCACGGATGGGACCCGCGACATCGTGGATGCCTTTGTCAAAAACGATGAGCGCGTGACGCTGCTTCCCAATCCCAAACGTATCCAGAGTGCGGGTATCAACCTTGCCGTTTCGACGTTCGGCCAGGACTACGACTACCTCATCCGTATCGATGCACATGGCGATTATCCAGACGATTATTGCCTGCGTCTCATCGAGGACGCGGAACGCACCGGTGCGGATTCCGTTGTGGTTGCGATGGACACCGTGGGCCATGGGCTTTTCCAGAAGGCCACCGCCATGGCGCAGAACTCCAAGCTCGGTAATGGCGGCTCCAAACACCGGGAAGGTGCCAAAGGTCACTGGATCGACCATGGCCACCACGCGCTGATGCGGATCGCCGCTTTCGATGCCGTGGGCGGTTACGATGAAACATTCAGCCACAATGAGGATGCGGAACTGGATTTCCGCCTGCGCAAGTCAGGCTTCCGCATCTGGATGACCGACAAGACACGCATGACCTATTATCCACGCTCTAGTGTCCTACCGCTCTTCAAACAATATCTGGCTTATGGCCGTGGCCGCGCAAAGAACCTGCTGAAGCACCGCTCCATTCCGAAAATCCGCCAGATGATCCCGCTGGCCGTGCTGCCGGTTTTCGTCTTTGCCCTGCTGTCCCTCTATCATTGGGTCGCTCTTATTCCGCTTGGCCTCTGGATTGCCGCATGTCTCGGTTATGGCTTGTGGATGGCTATAGGTCAGAAAAACCCATACGGCCCACTCGCGGCCTTCTCAGCCATGGTGATGCACTTCGCCTGGTCTACCGGCTTCTGGCTGGAACTCCTGAAATTCCGGGGAAAAAAGGCTGCCTGA
- a CDS encoding glycosyltransferase family 4 protein, whose product MTHVLYLAHDLSDPAIRRRVLTLIAGGAQVTLAGFRRGENQLADIEGIRPIALGETADGKFPQRVKAVVLASLSLGGKLQGIARPDVVIARNLEMLALAKRALALYGGDIPLVYECLDIHRLLLNQGKVGKALNAAQHYFARGAKLLMTSSPAFVEHYFKPISGLDLPVLLQENKVLALDTVTQEKPRPRLPEAGQPWKIGWFGALRCRKSLEILAAFAREMDGKVEVILRGRPAYSEFSDFDGFVKNAPHLHFHGPYKNPEQLASIYNEVQFTWAIDFFEEGQNSSWLLPNRLYEGCLHGALPIAVTGTETARFIQKRNIGFTLPDATAANLAALFSTMTPETYSAAFETLAAQDEKQWLTDRDDCRLLVHKLSNLTKSASGHASEAAFSTV is encoded by the coding sequence ATGACCCATGTTCTTTATCTTGCGCACGATCTGTCCGATCCCGCCATTCGACGGCGGGTTCTGACACTGATTGCAGGCGGCGCGCAGGTTACGTTGGCGGGTTTCCGCCGCGGAGAAAACCAGCTCGCGGATATCGAAGGGATTCGCCCAATCGCGCTCGGCGAGACCGCGGACGGAAAATTTCCGCAGCGTGTGAAGGCAGTGGTGCTTGCCAGCCTTTCGCTCGGCGGGAAACTGCAAGGGATTGCACGCCCTGACGTCGTCATCGCACGCAATCTGGAAATGCTGGCACTGGCAAAACGCGCGCTCGCGCTCTACGGAGGCGACATACCGCTTGTTTATGAATGCCTCGACATTCACCGCCTGCTTTTAAACCAAGGCAAGGTGGGCAAGGCCCTCAACGCCGCACAGCATTATTTCGCACGCGGCGCAAAACTTCTGATGACCAGTTCTCCGGCTTTTGTAGAGCATTATTTCAAGCCGATTTCCGGCCTCGATTTGCCCGTTCTGCTGCAGGAAAACAAGGTTCTGGCGCTCGATACCGTCACACAGGAAAAACCCCGCCCTCGTCTTCCTGAAGCCGGCCAACCATGGAAAATCGGCTGGTTCGGTGCACTGCGCTGCCGGAAATCGCTGGAAATACTTGCCGCATTCGCCAGGGAAATGGATGGAAAGGTCGAGGTCATTCTGCGTGGCCGACCCGCCTATTCCGAATTTTCGGATTTTGATGGTTTTGTAAAAAACGCCCCGCACCTTCATTTCCACGGTCCTTACAAAAACCCCGAGCAACTGGCTTCGATCTACAATGAAGTGCAGTTCACCTGGGCTATCGATTTCTTCGAAGAGGGCCAGAACTCGAGCTGGCTGTTGCCCAACCGGCTTTATGAGGGTTGCCTTCATGGCGCGCTTCCCATTGCCGTAACAGGCACAGAAACCGCCCGTTTCATCCAGAAACGCAATATCGGCTTCACCCTGCCGGACGCGACAGCTGCAAACCTTGCCGCGCTTTTCAGTACGATGACGCCGGAAACCTACTCTGCCGCGTTCGAGACACTTGCTGCGCAGGACGAAAAACAGTGGCTGACGGACCGAGACGATTGCCGTCTTCTGGTCCACAAACTTTCCAACCTGACCAAATCCGCTTCGGGCCATGCCAGTGAAGCGGCCTTTTCAACTGTGTAA
- a CDS encoding family 16 glycosylhydrolase, with protein sequence MTQFATRVRPHLLLSALLLATPLATPSQAQEGNGASFVESFDAMDRSFWYVSDGWSNGAHQNCTWSKKLARVENGQLQLGFQQGKAGDREYSCGEIQTKGRYRYGTYEARVKAATGSGLNSAFFTYIGPTDKKPHDEIDFEVLGKNSAKVQLNQYISGKGGNEKLVPVAGGADAGFNDFAFVWEPERLRYYVNGTLVHEVTDPTKIPQNAQKIFFSLWGTDTLKDWMGAFSYSGATQMTVDRVAFTALGDKCQFSESIACALN encoded by the coding sequence ATGACACAATTTGCGACGCGCGTTCGACCGCACCTTCTTCTTTCCGCATTGCTGCTTGCCACGCCACTTGCAACACCAAGCCAGGCTCAAGAAGGCAATGGTGCCTCCTTCGTCGAGAGCTTCGACGCGATGGACCGTAGCTTCTGGTACGTCTCGGACGGCTGGTCAAATGGTGCGCACCAGAACTGCACCTGGTCGAAAAAGCTTGCCCGCGTGGAAAATGGCCAACTTCAGCTCGGTTTTCAGCAGGGAAAAGCCGGCGACCGCGAGTATTCGTGCGGCGAAATCCAGACCAAGGGACGATACCGCTACGGAACTTATGAGGCACGCGTGAAGGCTGCGACCGGCTCCGGCCTCAACTCGGCATTCTTCACCTATATCGGCCCGACCGATAAAAAGCCGCACGACGAAATCGACTTCGAAGTGCTGGGCAAGAACTCGGCGAAGGTGCAGCTCAACCAGTATATTTCCGGTAAGGGAGGCAATGAAAAGCTCGTTCCCGTTGCCGGTGGCGCAGATGCCGGCTTCAACGACTTCGCTTTCGTCTGGGAGCCGGAGCGCCTGCGTTATTACGTTAACGGCACGCTCGTCCATGAAGTGACCGACCCGACAAAAATTCCGCAAAATGCGCAGAAGATTTTCTTCAGCCTGTGGGGCACCGATACGCTCAAGGACTGGATGGGCGCCTTTTCCTACTCTGGCGCCACACAAATGACGGTTGACCGCGTCGCCTTCACCGCGCTCGGCGACAAATGCCAATTCTCCGAGTCGATCGCTTGCGCGTTGAATTGA